A genome region from Vallitalea okinawensis includes the following:
- a CDS encoding DUF1700 domain-containing protein → MNKKEFLDILKDYLEDHFSQYELNDILRDYEEYFLNGEIEGKSEEEVIKALGSPKAIARDLIQEMRTENGATNKNQESFKDSALYYKIVEFWGNIKRNIGPKFKRFNKTVGERCIKIKEAINRHLPSNIQIRIRPKSPSWLKKLFYILLTVVLLFPAGFIIGGILLAGGALFFGTLCTIAAYPASLLLGQIGDAFTGLGLSLSLFATGLLLLFWIVYGSIFGVMKYCIVQYISWLKTRFMYIRVGTRTDLIPELDYEGSDGYEA, encoded by the coding sequence ATGAATAAAAAAGAATTTCTTGATATTCTTAAGGATTATCTAGAAGATCACTTTAGCCAATACGAACTTAACGATATACTCCGGGATTACGAAGAGTATTTTCTAAATGGTGAAATAGAAGGAAAAAGTGAAGAGGAGGTTATAAAGGCTTTAGGATCACCCAAAGCTATAGCCAGGGACCTCATACAGGAAATGAGAACAGAAAATGGAGCGACTAATAAAAATCAGGAAAGCTTTAAAGACTCCGCTTTATATTATAAAATAGTTGAATTTTGGGGGAATATTAAGAGAAATATTGGACCTAAGTTTAAGCGTTTTAATAAGACTGTAGGAGAGAGGTGTATTAAAATCAAAGAGGCAATCAATAGGCATTTACCATCTAATATACAGATACGTATAAGACCCAAAAGTCCAAGTTGGCTGAAGAAATTATTTTATATCCTACTAACGGTTGTATTACTGTTCCCAGCAGGTTTCATCATCGGGGGTATCTTATTAGCAGGTGGAGCATTGTTTTTCGGAACCTTATGTACTATAGCAGCTTATCCAGCGAGTTTATTACTTGGTCAGATAGGTGATGCTTTTACTGGTCTAGGCCTATCCTTATCGCTGTTTGCAACAGGATTATTACTTCTGTTCTGGATAGTCTATGGAAGTATTTTTGGAGTAATGAAATATTGCATTGTACAATATATCAGTTGGCTTAAAACACGATTTATGTATATACGAGTTGGTACACGTACAGATCTTATTCCTGAACTCGATTATGAAGGGAGTGATGGATATGAAGCGTAA
- a CDS encoding PadR family transcriptional regulator produces the protein MSTQLRKGVLEICVMTLVNSKDMYGYEIVDHISKVMTVKESTIYPLLRRLTKEGNFDTYIVKSSEGPSRKYYKITKQGKRNLKNMVDEWDSFVEDVNMIISLYRKGINGDE, from the coding sequence ATGAGTACCCAACTGAGAAAAGGTGTGCTAGAGATATGCGTTATGACTTTGGTGAACAGTAAAGACATGTATGGTTATGAAATTGTAGATCATATTTCCAAGGTAATGACGGTAAAAGAGAGTACCATATACCCTTTATTGAGACGTTTAACGAAAGAGGGTAACTTTGATACATATATCGTAAAATCCAGCGAAGGACCTTCTAGAAAATATTATAAGATCACCAAACAAGGAAAACGTAATTTGAAGAACATGGTGGATGAATGGGATAGCTTTGTTGAAGATGTCAATATGATAATAAGCCTATATAGAAAGGGGATTAACGGGGATGAATAA
- a CDS encoding sulfatase family protein — MKRPNIIVIMTDDHAAHSMSCYGSKINTTPHLDRIANEGMRFDNCFCTNAICAPSRAVILTGKHSHVNGVRTLDDHFDSSQNTFVTELKKAGYSTAMIGKWHLGQEEKNWPRGFDYWTIFPGQGDYFDPVMNEMGENKVFEGYATDIVTDQSINWLKERENNQPFCLLCYHKAPHRPWQPDDKHKDMYKDVDIPIPTTFDDNYENRSEAAKRAKMRIVEDMNSNDLKIETPANILEVGNAIPTNNEGDYARKTNRLRIPMPDDLEGYTFTTRDGEEVKFDSLEELKNWKYQRYIKDYLRCVASVDDNVGRLLDYLKEEDLDQETIVIYTSDQGFFLGDHGWFDKRFMYEESLRMPLLVKYPEKIKEGLSTEQMVLNLDFAPTLLDFAGVAIPEDMQGKSFRRVLEEKEEEEFREDMYYRYWMHLAHHGVAAHYGIRTKKYKLIYYYGEALGTAGSIDDSTEPEWEFFDLVKDPCEMYNRYEDEAYSDVIKELKQRLIQLKDEAGDKDKL, encoded by the coding sequence TTGAAAAGACCTAATATTATCGTTATCATGACTGATGATCATGCAGCTCATTCCATGAGCTGTTACGGAAGTAAAATCAACACCACACCTCATTTAGATAGGATTGCTAATGAGGGGATGCGTTTTGATAATTGTTTTTGCACTAATGCAATCTGCGCACCTAGTCGAGCAGTCATACTAACAGGCAAGCATTCACATGTGAATGGCGTTAGAACCCTAGATGATCATTTTGATAGCAGTCAAAATACCTTCGTCACAGAGCTAAAGAAAGCAGGTTATTCTACTGCAATGATAGGTAAGTGGCACCTAGGTCAGGAAGAAAAGAATTGGCCAAGAGGTTTTGATTATTGGACCATCTTCCCAGGGCAAGGTGATTATTTTGATCCCGTGATGAATGAAATGGGAGAAAACAAAGTATTTGAAGGATATGCAACTGATATTGTAACGGACCAGTCTATCAATTGGTTAAAAGAGAGAGAGAATAATCAACCATTCTGCTTGTTATGTTATCATAAAGCTCCCCATCGTCCATGGCAGCCTGATGACAAACATAAAGACATGTATAAAGATGTGGATATTCCTATTCCTACTACATTTGATGATAACTATGAAAATCGATCAGAAGCAGCGAAAAGAGCTAAGATGCGTATCGTAGAAGATATGAACTCAAATGACCTAAAGATTGAAACACCTGCTAATATTCTTGAGGTAGGGAATGCCATTCCAACTAATAATGAAGGTGATTATGCTAGGAAAACTAATCGACTTCGAATACCAATGCCTGATGATTTAGAAGGCTATACCTTTACGACAAGAGATGGGGAAGAAGTCAAGTTTGATAGCTTAGAAGAACTGAAGAACTGGAAGTATCAGCGTTATATCAAAGATTATCTTCGTTGCGTAGCATCGGTGGATGATAATGTAGGCAGGTTATTAGATTATCTTAAGGAAGAAGATTTAGACCAAGAAACTATTGTCATCTATACCTCGGACCAAGGCTTTTTCTTAGGTGATCATGGATGGTTTGATAAACGCTTTATGTATGAAGAATCTTTAAGAATGCCTCTCCTTGTTAAATATCCTGAAAAGATAAAAGAAGGTCTGTCAACAGAGCAAATGGTTCTTAACCTAGATTTTGCACCAACCCTTCTAGATTTTGCAGGAGTTGCTATACCGGAGGATATGCAGGGTAAGAGTTTCCGAAGAGTCTTAGAAGAAAAAGAAGAGGAAGAATTTAGAGAGGACATGTATTATCGCTATTGGATGCATTTAGCCCATCATGGTGTAGCAGCTCACTACGGTATTCGAACTAAGAAATATAAATTAATCTACTATTATGGTGAAGCTCTAGGTACAGCAGGATCTATTGATGATTCTACAGAACCAGAATGGGAATTCTTTGATCTAGTAAAAGATCCTTGTGAAATGTATAATCGCTATGAGGATGAAGCCTATTCCGATGTTATAAAAGAACTTAAACAGAGACTTATTCAATTAAAAGATGAAGCAGGAGATAAAGACAAATTATAA